In Pyrus communis chromosome 8, drPyrComm1.1, whole genome shotgun sequence, one genomic interval encodes:
- the LOC137742112 gene encoding protein SMAX1-LIKE 6-like has protein sequence MPTPVSAARQCLTDEAARALDDAVAVARRRSHAQTTSLHAVSALLSLPSSALRDACARAKSSAYSPRLQFRALELSVGVSLDRLPSSRAQDEPPVSNSLMAAIKRSQANQRRQPESFHLHQIHSQQQVASLLKVELKHFVISILDDPIVSRVFGEAGFRSCDIKVAIIHPPVTQSTRFPRTRCPPIFLCNLTDADPAQPGFSFPLSGFEDRDENSRRIADLLVKKSGKNPLLIGVCAGEALKSFTEAVQKGKAGILPAEVASFSVVSIETEVSQFVLNGGSKEEMGCKFEEVGRMAERCSGAGSGVIVNIGDLKGLAGEGVGAEEALSFVVLQLKSLLEVHGGKLRLIAAAASHEVFTKLLLRFSTIEKDWDLHLLPITSSKASMEGVYSKSSLMGSFVPFGGFFPAPSDFKSPLSSTYQSFKRCHRCTGKYEQEAASVLKIGSTISAADQWSASLPSWLQTRELDTGKGDGDDLAKTKDDKTTMNATVSALQKKWDDICRQNHHSQPFPKVDVYQAGPQVASAEGSLAVWDRKENSGEDSSLNESGCAIHYRCQPMDMQTSLLSKQNLPTQVVSEAAENASLRSELLVKVSKGQQVEMRSPCRTTYPIHNMNLSTDHTSSSSVTSVATDLGLGTLYGSTSQGPRSPKLQDIRESSRHLSGSISAEFDALSENSSRHIAQSSSCSASDLGGQVDPSDIKSLRRVLTEKVGWQNEAICGISQAVARCKSGGGRNQCSKLRGDIWLTLVGPDKVGKKKIALALAEILFGSRESLISVDLCSQDRGYQSNSVFQSEGVDDYNVKFRGKTVVDYVAGELSRRPHSVVFLENVDKADFLAQSSLSQAIRTGRFPDSHGREISINDIIFVTTSTIKSSSKSLSGENEPHKFSEEVILAAKKCQMQIWNLGDANQSKGMNVRIAPRDGTSNPSSSTNKRKLIDTNASLEQSSELQKRSNKQLRNFLDLNLPVAEPDKNIDSEDCDSDNISENSKAWLEDFLGQVDEKVVLKPFDFEALAEKIVKEINRELKKIFGYEVQLEIDFGVMVQILAAGWLSDKKKAVEEWVEQVLIRSFVEAHQKFHLTAHSVIKLAAAGTLSVDEQAPGVCLPARIGLG, from the exons ATGCCCACGCCGGTGAGCGCAGCCAGGCAATGTTTGACGGACGAGGCGGCGCGTGCTTTGGACGACGCGGTTGCGGTAGCGCGTAGGCGGAGCCACGCCCAGACGACGTCACTCCATGCCGTCTCGGCCTTGCTTTCCTTGCCGTCTTCTGCTCTCCGAGACGCATGCGCCCGCGCCAAGAGCAGCGCGTACTCTCCACGCCTTCAGTTCCGGGCTCTCGAGCTGTCTGTCGGAGTTTCCTTGGACAGGTTGCCGTCGTCGAGGGCGCAGGACGAGCCTCCCGTATCGAACTCGCTCATGGCGGCGATCAAGCGGTCCCAGGCGAACCAGAGGCGGCAACCGGAGAGCTTCCACTTGCACCAGATTCACAGCCAGCAGCAAGTGGCGTCGCTTTTGAAGGTCGAGCTGAAACACTTCGTCATATCAATCTTGGACGATCCGATTGTGAGTCGGGTCTTCGGAGAAGCTGGGTTTCGAAGCTGTGACATAAAGGTCGCGATTATTCACCCGCCGGTGACTCAATCGACTCGGTTTCCTCGGACCCGATGCCCGCCCATTTTCCTATGCAACTTAACGGACGCGGACCCCGCCCAACCCGGATTCAGCTTCCCGCTTTCCGGGTTCGAAGACAGAGACGAGAACTCGAGAAGAATCGCCGACTTGTTGGTTAAAAAGAGCGGGAAAAACCCGCTGCTAATCGGCGTCTGCGCCGGCGAGGCTCTGAAGAGCTTCACCGAAGCCGTGCAGAAGGGTAAAGCGGGGATTTTGCCTGCTGAAGTCGCTAGCTTCAGCGTGGTTTCCATCGAGACGGAGGTTTCTCAGTTCGTCCTCAATGGCGGAAGCAAGGAGGAGATGGGTTGCAAGTTTGAGGAGGTGGGTCGAATGGCGGAGCGCTGCTCTGGAGCTGGAAGTGGTGTTATTGTAAATATTGGGGATTTGAAGGGTTTAGCGGGTGAGGGTGTGGGGGCGGAGGAAGCTCTGAGCTTTGTGGTGCTGCAGCTGAAGAGCTTGTTGGAGGTTCATGGTGGAAAATTGCGGTTGATTGCCGCGGCGGCGAGCCATGAAGTGTTTACGAAGCTTTTGCTTCGGTTTTCGACGATTGAGAAGGATTGggatcttcatcttcttcccattACTTCTTCTAAAGCTTCAATGGAAGGAGTTTACTCGAAATCGAG TTTGATGGGGTCCTTCGTTCCATTTGGCGGATTCTTTCCTGCACCGTCCGACTTCAAAAGTCCATTGAGCAGCACATATCAATCTTTTAAACGTTGTCATCGGTGCACAGGGAAGTATGAGCAAGAAGCTGCTTCTGTTCTGAAAATAGGATCAACTATTTCAGCAGCTGATCAGTGGTCAGCTAGCTTGCCTTCTTGGTTGCAAACGCGTGAACTTGACACTGGCAAGGGAGACGGAGACGATCTAGCAAAG ACCAAAGACGATAAGACAACAATGAATGCTACAGTATCTGCACTGCAGAAAAAATGGGATGATATCTGCCGACAAAATCATCACTCTCAACCATTCCCTAAAGTGGACGTTTATCAAGCAGGGCCTCAAGTTGCATCTGCTGAGGGCTCCCTAGCTGTCTGGGATAGAAAAGAAAACAGCGGTGAAGATTCATCTCTAAATGAAAGCGGATGTGCTATTCATTATCGCTGCCAGCCGATGGACATGCAAACGAGTCTTCTATCAAAACAGAACTTGCCTACGCAAGTAGTTTCTGAGGCTGCTGAGAATGCTAGCCTCCGGTCAGAGCTATTGGTTAAAGTTTCGAAGGGTCAGCAAGTTGAAATGAGAAGCCCCTGCCGGACTACTTACCCCATCCACAATATGAATCTTTCCACCGACCACACATCATCTTCGTCGGTTACTTCTGTAGCAACAGATTTGGGATTGGGAACATTGTATGGATCAACCAGTCAAGGGCCAAGAAGTCCTAAATTACAAGATATTAGAGAGAGTTCCAGACACCTCTCTGGTTCCATTTCTGCTGAATTTGATGCATTGAGTGAAAATAGTTCACGCCATATTGCCCAGTCCTCTTCCTGCTCTGCGTCTGATCTTGGAGGGCAGGTTGATCCAAGCGATATCAAATCACTTAGGAGAGTTCTCACAGAAAAGGTTGGCTGGCAAAATGAAGCCATTTGCGGTATCAGTCAAGCTGTGGCACGTTGCAAGTCTGGTGGTGGAAGGAATCAGTGTTCGAAACTCAGAGGAGATATATGGCTGACTTTGGTTGGACCTGACAAAGttggaaagaagaaaattgCTTTAGCACTTGCTGAGATACTTTTTGGCTCCAGAGAAAGCTTAATTTCTGTTGATCTGTGTTCCCAAGATAGGGGTTACCAATCAAACTCTGTTTTTCAATCTGAAGGTGTCGATGATTACAATGTGAAGTTTAGGGGTAAGACAGTTGTTGATTATGTTGCAGGGGAGTTAAGCAGGAGACCTCATTCAGTGGTTTTCCTTGAAAATGTCGATAAGGCGGACTTTCTTGCCCAGAGTAGTTTGTCCCAGGCCATTAGGACCGGAAGGTTTCCAGATTCGCATGGGAGAGAAATCAGCATTAACGACATAATCTTCGTGACTACCTCCACTATCAAAAGCAGCAGCAAAAGCCTCTCTGGAGAGAATGAACCCCATAAATTCTCTGAGGAGGTCATACTTGCCGCCAAGAAATGTCAAATGCAAATTTGGAATCTTGGGGATGCCAACCAAAGCAAGGGCATGAATGTGAGGATTGCACCAAGAGATGGAACCTCGAACCCGTCTTCTtctacaaataaaagaaagcTGATTGACACCAATGCCTCCTTAGAGCAATCCTCTGAACTACAGAAACGGTCCAACAAGCAATTAAGGAACTTTCTCGATTTGAATCTGCCAGTAGCGGAGCCAGACAAGAACATAGATTCTGAAGATTGTGACAGCGACAACATCTCCGAAAACTCTAAAGCTTGGCTGGAAGATTTCCTTGGTCAAGTGGACGAAAAAGTGGTTTTgaagccatttgattttgaagcaCTTGCTGAGAAAATAGTGAAGGAAATCAATCGCGAATTGAAGAAAATCTTCGGATATGAGGTTCAGCTGGAGATTGATTTCGGAGTCATGGTGCAGATACTCGCAGCTGGCTGGTTATCGGACAAGAAGAAAGCCGTAGAGGAGTGGGTCGAACAAGTTCTCATCAGAAGCTTTGTCGAAGCACACCAGAAGTTCCATCTCACTGCTCATTCTGTAATAAAATTGGCTGCTGCTGGAACCCTTTCTGTCGACGAACAAGCTCCCGGCGTTTGCCTTCCTGCTCGAATTGGTCTAGGTTAA
- the LOC137742113 gene encoding zinc finger CCCH domain-containing protein 66-like encodes MCSGSKRNPSSTDTIMEREKQEGTRYNFSILLELAACDDLEGFKRAVEEEGLDVDEASYWCGRLIGSKKLGFEERTPLMISAMFGSMNVLNYILQSCLVDVNKACGSDRATALHCAVAGGSAASAEVVKLLLAASADANSLDANGNQPGDLIAPAYSSSFSSRKKALEVMLKGVPSIDEPFDFSEQMINETEGQEQQEMTTPRASKDGTEKKEYPVDLSLPDIKNGIYSTDEFRMYTFKVKPCSRAYSHDWTECPFVHPGENARRRDPRKYHYSCVPCPEFRKGTCRQGDACEYAHGIFECWLHPAQYRTRLCKDETGCTRRVCFFAHKPEELRPLYASTGSAVPSPRSFSATAASLDMGSIAPLSLNSPSMMIPPASTPPMTPTGPSSPMSGNMWQNNPNFAPPTLQLPGSRLKSTLSARDMDFEIEMLSLERDRRRQQRLIDEISGSPSSWNKVLSPVSPFSASGNRTGELNTIGGVNPTNLDDIFGSLDPAILPQFNGLSRDATASQLHSPTGIQMRQNMNLQARPSYSASLASSPVRASPMFGVDASSAAAVFNSRSAAFAKRSQSFIERSAGNRNSVVSSSADFGTIKPSNLSDWGSPGGKLDWGIQGEELNKLRKSASFGFRSSGSSSPTASSMKPTNGDEPDVSWVQSLVKDGPQASQQRRQFGFEDQQQQQCHPNNGGPEMLPAWVEQLYFEQEQMVA; translated from the coding sequence ATGTGCAGCGGTTCCAAGAGGAATCCTTCTTCCACTGATACGATCATGGAGCGTGAGAAACAAGAAGGGACGCGGTATAACTTTTCGATTTTGCTTGAACTAGCGGCCTGCGATGATCTTGAAGGGTTCAAAAGGGCTGTAGAGGAAGAGGGTCTTGATGTTGATGAGGCGAGCTATTGGTGTGGGAGGCTGATTGGCTCGAAGAAGTTGGGGTTTGAGGAGAGGACTCCTCTCATGATCTCCGCTATGTTCGGTAGCATGAACGTGTTGAATTATATTCTTCAATCCTGTCTTGTTGATGTTAATAAAGCCTGCGGTTCAGATAGAGCTACTGCTCTTCATTGTGCTGTTGCTGGTGGCTCTGCTGCTTCGGCTGAGGTTGTCAAGCTCTTGCTTGCTGCTTCTGCTGATGCGAATTCTCTTGATGCTAATGGAAACCAACCAGGTGACTTGATCGCACCTGCTTATAGTTCGAGCTTCAGTTCGAGGAAGAAAGCTTTGGAGGTCATGCTCAAGGGTGTTCCCAGTATTGATGAACCTTTTGACTTCTCGGAGCAAATGATTAATGAGACAGAAGGGCAAGAACAGCAAGAGATGACAACTCCTCGTGCTTCAAAGGATGGAACAGAGAAGAAAGAGTATCCTGTTGATCTTTCTCTTCCGGACATCAAGAACGGGATTTATAGCACGGATGAGTTTAGAATGTATACTTTCAAGGTCAAGCCGTGCTCAAGGGCCTACTCTCATGACTGGACAGAGTGTCCATTCGTCCACCCGGGGGAAAATGCAAGGCGGCGTGATCCAAGGAAATATCATTACAGCTGTGTTCCTTGCCCGGAGTTCAGAAAGGGGACCTGCAGGCAGGGAGATGCTTGTGAATATGCACATGGTATTTTTGAATGTTGGCTTCACCCTGCCCAGTACCGTACCCGTCTTTGTAAGGATGAGACAGGATGCACAAGAAGGGTCTGTTTCTTTGCTCACAAGCCAGAAGAGCTTCGCCCCTTGTATGCTTCGACAGGTTCTGCTGTGCCTTCTCCTAGATCATTCTCAGCCACTGCTGCTTCTCTGGACATGGGGTCAATTGCCCCTCTTTCCCTCAACTCTCCATCCATGATGATTCCTCCTGCTTCAACTCCGCCCATGACTCCCACTGGACCTTCTTCTCCTATGAGTGGAAACATGTGGCAGAACAATCCAAACTTTGCACCCCCCACTTTGCAGCTTCCAGGTAGCAGATTGAAATCTACTCTGAGTGCTAGAGATATGGATTTTGAGATCGAGATGCTTAGCCTGGAGAGGGATCGTCGAAGGCAGCAACgcttgattgatgagatatccGGTTCCCCATCTAGCTGGAACAAAGTCTTATCTCCTGTGTCGCCCTTTTCTGCCTCTGGGAATCGAACAGGGGAATTGAATACCATTGGAGGAGTGAACCCTACTAACCTTGACGACATTTTTGGATCTCTTGATCCTGCAATTTTGCCTCAATTTAATGGCCTTTCACGGGATGCAACAGCATCCCAGTTACATTCTCCAACTGGGATCCAGATGCGCCAAAATATGAACCTGCAGGCCCGTCCCAGCTACTCTGCCAGCCTCGCATCCTCTCCTGTACGGGCTTCTCCGATGTTTGGAGTTGATGCATCTAGTGCAGCTGCTGTTTTTAATTCAAGGTCTGCTGCATTTGCAAAGAGGAGTCAGAGCTTCATTGAGCGTAGTGCTGGCAACCGTAATTCTGTGGTTTCTTCTTCTGCTGATTTTGGAACAATAAAGCCCTCTAACCTTTCAGATTGGGGCTCGCCTGGTGGCAAATTAGACTGGGGTATCCAAGGCGAGGAGCTGAACAAGCTGAGGAAATCTGCTTCTTTTGGATTCCGAAGCAGCGGGAGCAGTTCCCCAACAGCTTCATCCATGAAGCCAACAAATGGTGATGAGCCTGATGTATCATGGGTTCAATCTCTTGTCAAGGATGGACCTCAAGCCTCGCAACAACGCAGGCAATTTGGGTTCGAggaccagcagcagcagcagtgtCACCCTAACAACGGAGGTCCAGAGATGCTCCCCGCTTGGGTGGAGCAGCTTTACTTTGAGCAGGAGCAGATGGTGGCTTAA
- the LOC137741316 gene encoding uncharacterized protein isoform X2, producing MKLLISSPSFSSCSSSSNSTAFDATMCSSKSATTGCISGILRRILCKGSFPTYPSDHILGEEENSVESGSRDQDFNSKDKTEISASPSIVARLMGLDSIPDRNLVSSQSTQNSISRSKSMTSVDRFDKRRGMKSTRSFREMPTFLELENEEFFILSFENERKSKETESKGRKCEKRRSQKTENRRERKAENKKQLQEGQSRRALNDLNGKEMLKSRSTSCEDSKSTSIAAKTIEKKKTICDVLKYVESEFSSEDLSPVSVLDGGQFLVDTEIPSSEDSSLVNENGPSGDARRKKTREGKCLGSKKKEFHRAKHIGMWSEICRLTEAELIGSNWILQNKGMWSFEGTSAGIGADFESQILGQLLDEIVDQFADFAMEIQNLQDLQPL from the exons ATGAAGTTGCTAATTTCttccccttctttttcttcatgctCATCATCATCCAACTCCACTGCTTTTGATGCAACAATGTGCAGTTCAAAAAGCGCCACCACGGGCTGCATTTCTGGAATTTTGCGCAGAATTCTCTGCAAGGGAAGCTTCCCCACATACCCTTCTGATCACATCctaggagaagaagaaaattctGTGGAATCTGGTTCCAGAGATCAAGATTTTAATTCCAAGGATAAAACAGAGATCTCTGCCAGTCCAAGCATTGTGGCAAGGCTGATGGGATTGGATTCAATTCCAGACAGGAACTTGGTCAGCAGCCAATCAACCCAAAATTCAATTTCACGCAGCAAATCCATGACTTCTGTCGACCGGTTTGATAAGCGTCGCGGGATGAAGTCGACTCGATCATTTAGAGAGATGCCTACATTTCTTGAGCTAGAAAATGAGGAATTTTTTATTCTCAGCTTTGAGAATGAGAGGAAAAGCAAGGAAACAGAATCGAAGGGGAGGAAATGTGAAAAGAGACGAAGCCAAAAAACGGAAAacagaagagaaagaaaggcaGAGAATAAGAAGCAACTCCAAGAAGGACAAAGCAGAAGGGCTTTGAACGATTTGAATGGGAAAGAGATGCTGAAAAGCAGAAGCACTTCTTGTGAAGATTCCAAAAGTACTTCAATTGCTGCAAAGACgatagagaagaagaaaactatATGTGATGTGCTTAAGTATGTAGAATCTGAATTCAGCTCAGAAGATTTAAGCCCGGTTTCGGTTCTCGATGGTGGCCAATTTCTTGTTGATACAGAAATCCCTTCTTCAG AAGATTCAAGTTTAGTCAATGAAAATGGTCCAAGTGGTGATGcaagaagaaaaaagacaaGAGAAGGCAAATGTCTTGgatcaaagaagaaagaattccACAGAGCAAAGCACATTGGGATGTGGAGTGAGATTTGTAGGCTGACTGAAGCCGAATTGATCGGTTCAAATTGGATCCTACAAAACAAAGGCATGTGGAGTTTTGAAGGTACTTCTGCAGGCATTGGTGCAGATTTCGAGTCACAGATTCTTGGTCAATTATTAGATGAGATTGTTGATCAATTTGCTGACTTTGCCATGGAAAttcaaaatctgcaagattTACAGCCTTTGTAA
- the LOC137741316 gene encoding uncharacterized protein isoform X1, whose amino-acid sequence MKLLISSPSFSSCSSSSNSTAFDATMCSSKSATTGCISGILRRILCKGSFPTYPSDHILGEEENSVESGSRDQDFNSKDKTEISASPSIVARLMGLDSIPDRNLVSSQSTQNSISRSKSMTSVDRFDKRRGMKSTRSFREMPTFLELENEEFFILSFENERKSKETESKGRKCEKRRSQKTENRRERKAENKKQLQEGQSRRALNDLNGKEMLKSRSTSCEDSKSTSIAAKTIEKKKTICDVLKYVESEFSSEDLSPVSVLDGGQFLVDTEIPSSEEDSSLVNENGPSGDARRKKTREGKCLGSKKKEFHRAKHIGMWSEICRLTEAELIGSNWILQNKGMWSFEGTSAGIGADFESQILGQLLDEIVDQFADFAMEIQNLQDLQPL is encoded by the exons ATGAAGTTGCTAATTTCttccccttctttttcttcatgctCATCATCATCCAACTCCACTGCTTTTGATGCAACAATGTGCAGTTCAAAAAGCGCCACCACGGGCTGCATTTCTGGAATTTTGCGCAGAATTCTCTGCAAGGGAAGCTTCCCCACATACCCTTCTGATCACATCctaggagaagaagaaaattctGTGGAATCTGGTTCCAGAGATCAAGATTTTAATTCCAAGGATAAAACAGAGATCTCTGCCAGTCCAAGCATTGTGGCAAGGCTGATGGGATTGGATTCAATTCCAGACAGGAACTTGGTCAGCAGCCAATCAACCCAAAATTCAATTTCACGCAGCAAATCCATGACTTCTGTCGACCGGTTTGATAAGCGTCGCGGGATGAAGTCGACTCGATCATTTAGAGAGATGCCTACATTTCTTGAGCTAGAAAATGAGGAATTTTTTATTCTCAGCTTTGAGAATGAGAGGAAAAGCAAGGAAACAGAATCGAAGGGGAGGAAATGTGAAAAGAGACGAAGCCAAAAAACGGAAAacagaagagaaagaaaggcaGAGAATAAGAAGCAACTCCAAGAAGGACAAAGCAGAAGGGCTTTGAACGATTTGAATGGGAAAGAGATGCTGAAAAGCAGAAGCACTTCTTGTGAAGATTCCAAAAGTACTTCAATTGCTGCAAAGACgatagagaagaagaaaactatATGTGATGTGCTTAAGTATGTAGAATCTGAATTCAGCTCAGAAGATTTAAGCCCGGTTTCGGTTCTCGATGGTGGCCAATTTCTTGTTGATACAGAAATCCCTTCTTCAG AAGAAGATTCAAGTTTAGTCAATGAAAATGGTCCAAGTGGTGATGcaagaagaaaaaagacaaGAGAAGGCAAATGTCTTGgatcaaagaagaaagaattccACAGAGCAAAGCACATTGGGATGTGGAGTGAGATTTGTAGGCTGACTGAAGCCGAATTGATCGGTTCAAATTGGATCCTACAAAACAAAGGCATGTGGAGTTTTGAAGGTACTTCTGCAGGCATTGGTGCAGATTTCGAGTCACAGATTCTTGGTCAATTATTAGATGAGATTGTTGATCAATTTGCTGACTTTGCCATGGAAAttcaaaatctgcaagattTACAGCCTTTGTAA
- the LOC137741576 gene encoding omega-3 fatty acid desaturase, endoplasmic reticulum-like yields the protein MVANVTGDQVDFDPSAPPPFKIAEIRDAIPKHCWVKNPWRSLSYAVWDVLVVFAMAAIAKYLDSWYAWPIYWVAQGTMFWAVFVIGHDCGHGSFSDSRLLNNFVGHILHSAILVPYHGWRISHRTHHQNHGNVEKDESWVPMTESLYKKLDNGTKTLRFTIPFPFLAYPVYLFYRSPGKEGSHFHPSSDLFSPNERFDILTSTASVVLAAALLLYFSIVQSPIQMLKLYFVPYWIFVMWLDIVTYLHHHGYKTKLPWYRGKEWSYLRGGLTTVDRDYGMFNKIHHDIGTHVIHHLFPQIPHYHLEEATKAAKPVLGKYFREPKKSGPIPFHLFKILATSIYEDNYVSDDGEIVFYQTDPQRLKASKNKSN from the exons ATGGTAGCCAATGTGACCGGAGACCAAGTTGATTTTGACCCAAGTGCCCCTCCACCGTTCAAGATTGCTGAGATCAGAGATGCAATCCCCAAACACTGCTGGGTAAAGAATCCATGGAGGTCTTTGAGTTATGCTGTTTGGGATGTTTTGGTCGTTTTTGCAATGGCAGCCATAGCCAAATACTTAGACAGTTGGTATGCTTGGCCAATCTACTGGGTTGCTCAGGGAACCATGTTTTGGGCTGTGTTTGTTATCGGACACGATTGTGGCCATGGAAGCTTCTCAGACTCTCGCTTGCTGAATAATTTTGTGGGGCATATTTTGCACTCTGCCATTCTTGTACCTTATCATGGCTG GAGAATTAGCCACAGAACTCACCATCAGAACCATGGAAATGTTGAGAAAGATGAGTCTTGGGTTCCA ATGACTGAGTCGCTCTACAAAAAATTGGATAATGGCACAAAAACGTTGAGATTCACAATTCCTTTTCCGTTCCTCGCTTATCCAGTTTATCTG TTTTATAGATCTCCTGGTAAAGAAGGATCTCACTTCCATCCAAGCAGTGACCTATTCTCCCCGAATGAACGATTTGATATTTTAACTTCAACTGCTTCGGTTGTTCTAGCAGCTGCTTTGCTGTTGTATTTCTCCATTGTGCAAAGCCCTATTCAAATGCTTAAGTTATATTTTGTTCCTTATTGG ATTTTTGTGATGTGGTTGGATATTGTCACGTACTTGCATCACCATGGTTACAAGACAAAGCTCCCTTGGTATCGCGGCAAG GAATGGAGTTACCTGCGAGGAGGGCTTACAACCGTTGATCGTGATTACGGAATGTTTAACAAGATCCATCATGATATTGGTACCCATGTTATACATCATCTGTTTCCTCAAATTCCACATTATCACCTGGAAGAAGCA ACGAAGGCAGCGAAGCCGGTTCTAGGGAAGTACTTTCGCGAGCCAAAAAAATCAGGGCCAATTCCGTTTCACTTGTTCAAGATCTTGGCTACAAGCATCTATGAAGATAACTATGTCAGTGACGATGGAGAAATAGTTTTTTATCAGACAGATCCTCAGCGTCTTAAAGCTTCTAAGAATAAATCTAATTAA
- the LOC137741577 gene encoding acyl-lipid omega-3 desaturase (cytochrome b5), endoplasmic reticulum-like produces the protein MVETQPQKQQSKPINGVNGIHNHHHDEADFDPSAPPPFKIAEIRAAIPKHCWVKNPWRSLSYVFRDLFAISAMAAAAIYLDSWYLWPLYWAAQGTMFWALFVLGHDCGHGSFSDSRILNTVVGHILHSAILVPYNGWRISHRTHHQNHGHVENDESWVPLTEKLYSSLDESTRKFRFRVPYPIFAYPFYLWTRSPGKKGSHFNPYSDLFAPNERRDVIASTTCWTMMVSLLVYLSFVVGPVEILKLYGVPYWIFVMWLDMVTYLHHHGYDEKLPWYRGKEWSYLRGGLTTVDRDYGMFNNIHHDIGTHVIHHLFPQIPHYHLREATKAAKPVLGKYYRDPKKSGPFPVHLIDNLLSSMSNDHYVSDTGDIVFYQTDPKLFKSLKGKSN, from the exons ATGGTGGAAACTCAGCCCCAGAAGCAGCAGAGCAAGCCCATCAATGGCGTCAATGGGATCCATAACCACCACCATGACGAAGCAGATTTCGACCCAAGTGCCCCTCCTCCATTCAAGATAGCTGAGATCCGAGCTGCCATTCCCAAACACTGCTGGGTCAAGAATCCATGGAGGTCTCTTAGCTATGTTTTCAGGGATTTGTTTGCCATTTCTGCAATGGCAGCTGCTGCCATTTACTTGGATAGTTGGTATCTTTGGCCTTTGTACTGGGCTGCTCAGGGAACCATGTTCTGGGCTCTCTTTGTTCTTGGACATGATTG TGGCCATGGAAGCTTTTCAGACAGTAGAATTCTGAACACAGTTGTGGGGCATATATTGCATTCTGCAATTCTTGTACCTTATAATGGATG GAGAATTAGCCACCGAACTCACCATCAGAACCATGGACATGTTGAGAATGATGAGTCATGGGTTCCT CTGACTGAGAAGCTTTATTCGAGTCTCGATGAAAGTACCCGAAAATTCAGATTCAGGGTGCCTTACCCCATTTTTGCATACCCTTTCTATCTG TGGACTAGAAGTCCAGGGAAGAAAGGTTCTCATTTCAATCCGTACAGTGACTTGTTTGCCCCAAATGAAAGAAGAGATGTGATAGCATCAACTACTTGCTGGACTATGATGGTTTCCCTGCTTGTCTATCTATCGTTTGTCGTTGGCCCTGTCGAAATTCTCAAGCTTTATGGTGTCCCTTACTGG ATTTTCGTAATGTGGTTGGACATGGTCACATATTTGCATCACCATGGTTATGACGAAAAACTTCCTTGGTACCGCGGAAAG GAATGGAGTTATCTACGAGGAGGCCTCACAACTGTAGATCGCGATTATGGAATGTTCAACAACATCCACCATGACATTGGCACTCATGTTATCCATCATCTCTTTCCTCAAATCCCACACTACCACCTAAGAGAAGCA ACAAAGGCAGCAAAACCAGTTCTGGGGAAGTACTACCGGGACCCGAAGAAATCTGGGCCGTTTCCGGTTCACTTGATCGATAACCTGTTGTCAAGCATGAGCAATGATCACTATGTTAGTGACACTGGAGACATAGTATTCTACCAGACAGACCCCAAGCTTTTCAAAAGTCTCAAAGGCAAGTCCaattga